The sequence CTGCGCGGTCAGCCCCTGCAGGATCAGCCACCGGTTGGTCCGCCGGCCCAGGATGCGCGGCAGGTCGGCGCGGCTGATCCGGTAGTCGTACTCGGCGCCGGCGTCGATCCGGCCGGCCAGTTCCGGCTCGCTCTGGCCTCGCCGGATGTCGTACGTGAACAGGTAGGCCAGTGTGGCAGCCAGGCCGACGCCGGTCAGCAGCAGGAACGGTCGGCGCCAGTCGGCCGCCCCGAGCAGCCCGCCGACGAGAGTGCCCGCCAGGGTGCCGACCCCCTGGGAGAGCCCCCAGAAGCTCATCACCAGCCCTCGTCGGGTCGGTGAGATCAGGTCGGTGACCACGGAGAAGCCCACCGAGCCGACCGCGCCGAGGCCGACCGCCGCGACCAACTGCGCGGCCAGGAACGTCAGGTAGCCGCCGGCAAGCGCGCTACCGCCCGTGCCCGCCGCCCACAGCAGCGTGCCCACCATGAGCAGCGGCTTGCGGTTGGTCCGGTCCCCGACGTACGCCCAGCCGACCGCCGCGACCGCGCTGACCAGGAAGCTGACCGCGGTGACCACGCCGAGCAGCCGCCCGGACACGTCGAACGCGTCGGAGATCGGGCCGTACAGCGGGGGGACCAGCCCGATCGCCACGTTGTCCAGCGAGGCGAGCAGCACGAACACCACGACGCTGTACGCCCGGTGCGTCCGCCCACCGCCCCGACCGTGCGGGCGCAGGCCG comes from Micromonospora vinacea and encodes:
- a CDS encoding MFS transporter; this encodes MTVTTGGPGLRPHGRGGGRTHRAYSVVVFVLLASLDNVAIGLVPPLYGPISDAFDVSGRLLGVVTAVSFLVSAVAAVGWAYVGDRTNRKPLLMVGTLLWAAGTGGSALAGGYLTFLAAQLVAAVGLGAVGSVGFSVVTDLISPTRRGLVMSFWGLSQGVGTLAGTLVGGLLGAADWRRPFLLLTGVGLAATLAYLFTYDIRRGQSEPELAGRIDAGAEYDYRISRADLPRILGRRTNRWLILQGLTAQAAFGSLVWLPVLFAERAEAQGYSTSTAVVVGSVFATLFQLGGVLSIVGGLIGDAVQRRTPRGRALVASIGILAALPFYLVLFFVPVTIDVPDGASGGAVVGAVLASVFTEPSVGLSLLTAIVALALTSANSPNWFALIADVNPPEHRGTVYSLGNLVNGVGRAAGNGLVGVAFQALRGAFPPPLNFAVGLAAFQLFFIPTGVMYWLASRTSPADIDNVHDLLHTRADRL